In Dromaius novaehollandiae isolate bDroNov1 chromosome 4, bDroNov1.hap1, whole genome shotgun sequence, a single genomic region encodes these proteins:
- the C4H4orf50 gene encoding uncharacterized protein C4orf50 homolog: MKDLEVNRKVRKTECVMRYAQTHNDRSASSCNGKRHAKTGVGLVTKELEDASVPDGEVNSAEVENLSLRIRELEESELKLKNVLEDYVESDSTLRNRVKELELSNKTLLATTDQLNAKVHQAENANVRVKGRLQDIQEELVNLVEIQEKAEKKQKQKLHWLQERLKTKEDEVKSQSEYFEHYKQRQKQQTAMLREKECCLRGKVSRLEKQVLDLSAHIALLTSKSEEGMVQDLQQKLESAFPGTYSDREVMKLKTLIEIVEHDVKSHLETLQHNVKLLREKEEDCRREQADLLTQLQCSQDSEDFLRRKLEESCQHVCNLKLSEIKLQEQVEELLDENRALKDQGDMKLKKEDEEESCLTRLENGDNIAVSVDLNGELVQADLQNLRWGPVLDPLRSKATPSPTVLLHAKESETSGCGCDWLEHMEKLSKELRPVLECNFSASADITEELSLTETEQISLRDKRAGALEDTFILFRHIPSYPTDRLPPPCSEKLTNDETSKDTRDEEHSSLFKEKAISLPAAALPVSVVEALMRNNHIPTVTTMKKVMSLNFSEANTTFCPDGLFHVSERGFSDKASAVLCGKTPCTAFTFLLEKDDVERHQQNKQIPPKSRSENKNLGKDVNDGKYQQKICRGRAKEEEMKNEKARPQKMACALEEISKVLNKTELIRPGKQGMNSKANLGGPQGVQNTGAGFKDLKKHSEGSSELMENQGNLSEICIPDEVSRVYSGGDIIRTEEKGEQPQKPSEQINPSRNGLEEKKEQALRLCGPKEENSSCQKMAAERMQRAYPQKASRLEEEKYPLNISSPMQEKVFLKKVLLLESNFYEYFCHVSSLEADDECNVKIRELEKVVAVCSQRIFLLMQENEKYSEKVCMLQEENERYAQKICALAEEMDAYFQYVLAVDEANISFQNLLNEKEIAGECFHTSSEENTMNPETICAETFSKNLSWVEEKNRNSGVELLLMESNKLPKSVLSLDGRKRRYFQLLSDLKEERNRCFKDIAKLLQDKENCVAKTNELAQERERNLQRISLLEGEKEALLGSLAEIKGEQDKCRTLVSELQECKTNCYQRISGLQEEKCVLRRDIDRIKRETSEQLLELQKANVNFILENNKLKELMSSLGFTCEDLRKDKNTEAKEKIVELKEENTSQQHDVKPRKVETACSVTQTEEKGILLVDPSNYFTRKEGSTFKSYSVMKEQLERAKEELKMQQKELEKSKKEAQKWYRELGFAETRYEEIKTHLTQVLSELEHVKQETGDQILGKQHCKLMPVYAVKEAQEMEENKIACKRLEQQVLTLKAQLRDQAALQNQFQDLQNEVELLQAQLCEKVKELQKRKSEVKLTLAPLKAKLACLVRKCQQRNNLITRMHGEFRRQGIVNSTFDEEVKKLVNDVALAEYTTTFTPECNQEMLPPSADISQANGDSKDHETHVKVNEMTGPMPTDPLQNRDGLHSSCLTPNMYASSAIKLNSPERIIALHRELRQNHYSSCQIPSLVSSNSNLKADCNLPGIREEASWPIPSKMNDALKLPESSAFYAVKGRDQLSKCDDVFLGQIGNQHAGAIPQGMKQKNVIMNNTWISREKPDGSTSATTAKSYLSDVLSASNKGRNPVGRNQLHWKD, from the exons ATGAAAGATCTTGAGGTGAACCGAAAGGTCAGGAAAACAGAATGCGTGATGCGCTATG CACAAACCCACAATGATCGTTCAGCAAGTAGCTGCAATGGTAAGCGCCATGCAAAGACGGGAGTTGGTCTTGTTACAAAG GAATTAGAAGATGCAAGTGTACCTGATGGAGAGGTAAACAGTGCTGAAGTAGAGAATTTGAGCCTCAGAATAAGAGAGCTGGAAGAGTCAgagttaaaactgaaaaatgtgttaGAGGACTACGTGGAATCAGATTCTACACTAAGAAATAG GGTGAAAGAGCTGGAACTGTCAAACAAAACACTTCTGGCGACGACTGACCAATTAAATGCGAAGGTGCACCAGGCTGAAAATGCAAATGTGCGGGTTAAAGGGAGACTGCAAGACATTCAGGAGGAGCTGGTGAACTTG GTTGAAAtccaagaaaaggcagagaagaagcaaaagcaaaaattacATTGGCTTCAGGAGCGGCTGAAGACAAAAGAAGATGAAGTAAAAAGCCAGTCAGAGTATTTTGAGCACTAcaaacagaggcagaagcaacagACAGCAATGCTGAGAGAAAAGGAATGTTGTCTCCGGGGTAAGGTGTCTAGGCTGGAAAAGCAAGTCCTAGATCTCAGCGCTCATATTGCTCTTCTGACATCCAAGTCAGAAGAGGGAATGGTACAGGATCTCCAACAGAAGCTGGAATCAGCTTTCCCTGGGACTTACTCTGACAGGGAGGTAATGAAATTGAAAACTCTCATTGAAATTGTGGAGCATGACGTGAAAAGCCACCTTGAGACATTGCAGCATAATGTGAAGCTCTtaagggaaaaagaggaagactGTAGAAGAGAACAGGCAGACTTGCTGACTCAACTCCAGTGCTCCCAGGACTCTGAAGACTTTCTCAGAAGGAAATTGGAGGAATCTTGCCAACATGTTTGTAATCTGAAACTATCTGAAATCAAACTACAGGAACAAGTCGAAGAGCTTTTGGATGAAAATAGGGCTTTAAAGGACCAAGGGGACATGAAgttaaaaaaggaagatgaagaagAGTCATGCCTTACAAGACTGGAAAATGGAGACAACATTGCAGTCAGTGTAGACCTG AATGGAGAGCTAGTCCAGGCTGACCTTCAGAACCTGAGATGGGGACCAGTCTTGGATCCACTTAGAAGCAAAGCTACTCCAAGTCCAACTGTGCTACTACATGCTAAAGAGTCTG AAACATCAGGATGTGGTTGTGATTGGCTTGAGCACATGGAGAAGCTATCGAAAGAACTTCGACCAGTTTTGGAATGCAATTTCAGTGCCTCTGCAGATATTACTGAAGAACTGAGTCTAACTGAGACTGAGCAG ATCAGCCTTAGAGATAAAAGGGCAGGTGCTCTGGAAGATACCTTCATTCTGTTTAGACATATCCCAAGCTACCCTACAGACAGACTGCCTCCTCCTTGCTCTGAGAAGCTAACTAATGATGAGACAAGTAAGGACACCAGAGATGAAGAACACTCCTCTCTCTTTAAGGAAAAAGCTATAAGTCTACCAGCAGCGGCTTTGCCTGTTTCCGTGGTGGAAGCTTTGATGAGGAACAACCACATACCAACTGTCACAACAATGAAGAAAGTGATGAGCCTGAATTTCAGTGAGGCAAATACCACTTTTTGCCCTGATGGCCTTTTCCATGTTTCAGAAAGAGGCTTTTCTGATAAGGCTTCTGCAGTTCTTTGTGGAAAGACGCCTTGCACTGCTTTCACATTCCTGCTGGAAAAAGATGATGTGGAAAGGCATCAGCAAAATAAGCAAATTCCGCcaaaaagcagaagtgaaaataaaaatctggGTAAAGATGTTAATGATGGAAAGTATCAACAAAAAATCTGTAGAGGGAGagctaaagaagaagaaatgaagaatgaGAAAGCCCGGCCACAAAAGATGGCCTGTGCTCTTGAGGAAATAagcaaagttttaaataaaactgaactgATCAGGCCCGGCAAACAAGGAATGAATTCCAAAGCCAATCTAGGTGGCCCACAAGGTGTCCAAAACACAGGTGCTGGTTTTAAAGACCTAAAGAAGCATTCTGAAGGGAGTTCTGAGTTAATGGAGAACCAAGGAAACCTCTCAGAAATCTGCATCCCTGATGAAGTGAGTAGGGTGTACAGTGGAGGAGATATAatcagaacagaagagaaaggagaacaaCCTCAGAAACCAAGTGAACAAATAAACCCCTCCAGAAATGGactggaagaaaagaaggaacagGCCCTAAGGCTATGTGGCCCAAAAGAGGAGAATTCCTCCTGTCAAAAAATGGCTGCTGAAAGAATGCAACGTGCATACCCTCAGAAAGCTTCTCGCTTGGAGGAAGAGAAGTATCCACTGAACATTTCCTCCCCTATGCAAGAGAAAGTGTTCTTAAAGAAAGTGTTATTGCTAGAGAGCAATTTTTATGAGTATTTCTGTCATGTATCGTCACTGGAAGCTGATGATGAATGTAATGTGAAAATACGTGAACTAGAGAAAGTGGTGGCTGTGTGTTCTCAGAGGATATTTCTACTGAtgcaagagaatgaaaaatattcagaaaaagtcTGTATGTTACAAGAGGAGAATGAGAGATATGCTCAGAAGATAtgtgcactggcagaggagatgGATGCGTATTTTCAATACGTTTTAGCAGTAGATGAAGCtaatatttctttccaaaacttACTTAATGAGAAAGAAATTGCTGGTGAATGTTTTCATACTAGTTCAGAAGAAAACACCATGAACCCAGAAACAATTTGTGCTGAAACCTTTTCTAAGAACCTCTCATGGGTTGAAGAGAAAAATAGGAATTCTGGAGTAGAATTGTTGCTGATGGAATCAAATAAACTTCCCAAGAGTGTTTTATCCCtggatggaaggaaaaggagatatttccagctgctttctgacctgaaagaagaaagaaatagatgTTTCAAAGACATAGCTAAACTACTGCAAGACAAGGAGAACTGTGTAGCAAAAACCAATGAATTAGcacaagaaagagagagaaatttacAAAGAATCTCTCTTCTAGAAGGTGAAAAAGAAGCTTTATTGGGAAGTTTGGCAGAAATAAAGGGAGAACAAGACAAATGCAGGACCTTGGTTTCAGAGCTTCAGGAGTGCAAAACCAACTGTTACCAAAGAATTTCTGGTTTACAAGAGGAAAAATGTGTACTGAGAAGAGATATAGACAGAATCAAGAGAGAAACTTCAGAACAGCTTCTGGAACTTCAGAAAGCAAATGTgaatttcattttagaaaataacaAATTGAAAGAATTAATGTCTTCTTTGGGTTTCACCTGTGAAGATctgagaaaagataaaaatacggaagcaaaggaaaagatagtagaactaaaagaagaaaataccagTCAACAACATGACGTTAAGCCAAGGAAAGTTGAAACAGCATGTAGTGTAACTCAGACTGAAGAGAAAGGAATTCTGCTTGTAGATCCTTCAAACTATTTCACCAGAAAAGAG GGCAGCACATTCAAAAGCTACAGTGTGATGAAAGAGCAACTGGAAAGAGCAAAAGAGGAACTAAAAATGCAACAGAAGGAATTAGAAAAATCTAAAAAGGAG GCTCAGAAGTGGTACAGAGAGCTTGGCTTTGCAGAAACAagatatgaagaaataaaaacacatttgacACAGGTTCTTTCAGAATTAGAGCATGTTAAACAAGAAACTGGGGACCAAATACTTGGAAAGCAGCACTGCAAATTAATG CCTGTGTACGCTGTGAAAGAAGCCcaagaaatggaagagaataaAATAGCCTGTAAGAGATTAGAGCAGCAAGTGCTGACTTTGAAAGCCCAACTCAGGGACCAGGCTGCATTACAAAATCAGTTCCAAGATTTGCAAAATGAAGTGGAACTCCTTCAGGCTCAGCTATGTGAAAAG GTGAAAGAACTTCAGAAGAGAAAGAGTGAAGTAAAGTTGACACTAGCTCCTCTGAAG GCTAAGCTTGCTTGCCTCGTCCGAAAATGCCAGCAAAGGAACAACTTAATTACCAGGATGCATGGCGAATTTCGCAGGCAAGGAATTGTTAACTCAACTTTTGATGAAGAGGTGAAGAAGTTAGTCAATGATGTGGCACTGGCAGAGTACACAACCACTTTTACACCAGAGTGTAATCAAGAG ATGTTGCCGCCTTCTGCAGATATTTCACAGGCCAATGGAGACTCAAAGGATCATGAGACACATGTTAAAGTGAATGAGATGACTGGGCCAATGCCTACAGACCCCCTACAAAACAGGGATGGCCTCCACAGTTCTTGCCTCACTCCAAACATGTATGCTAGTTCTGCTATAAAATTAAATAGTCCGGAGAGGATCATAGCCTTGCATCGGGAACTAAGACAAAACCATTACAGTAGTTGCCAG atACCTTCGCTTGTCTCCTCCAATTCAAATCTGAAGGCTGACTGCAATCTGCCCGGGATCCGAGAGGAAGCCTCCTGGCCCATACCATCAAAGATGAATGATGCACTGAAACTTCCCGAGAGTAGTGCTTTCTATGCCGTAAAGGGGAGGGATCAGTTGTCGAAATGTGATGATGTATTTTTGGGTCAAATAGGAAATCAGCATGCAGGGGCTATTCCCCagggaatgaaacagaaaaatgtcattaTGAATAACACATGGATCTCTAGAGAAAAACCAGATGGCTCAACCTCAGCTACCACAGCAAAAAGCTATTTGTCAGACGTGTTGTCAGCAAGTAATAAAGGTCGAAATCCTGTGGGGAGAAATCAGCTGCACTGGAAAGACTAG